The genomic window ACGCGGGTAGAGCTGCGGAAACAGGAGCCGCACGGTCCAGAGCGGCTGTCCGGCGGGCAGGACGGTACCGCCCGGTCCGGGAACATGGTCGGCCTCGGCAGCCCGGATCGCGGCGCGCAAAAGCTCGACCGTGTTGATCATTTCGGCGAGCAGGTTCTGCACGTTCTCGGCGCGCGAGTTCACCGCGTCGCACATGTTGAGCGCCACGCCCAGCAGGAATTCCGCCTTGGCCAGGTTCTTGATCGCGAACTGATGCATGATCTGATTCATGCATCCGGTCCCGACGAACAGTCCGTTGACCAGTGCTATGTCGCGCGCGACGAACATCCGCTCCCACGGCACCAGCACGTGGTCGAAAATCGCGACACAGTCCATCTCATCCATCCGCGACGAAAACGGATGGTCGCCGGGCGGGCCTGCAGTCTCGGCCAGCGAGGGCCGGCAGATGAAGCGCAGGCCAGCCGTCGCGACCGGGATGCAGAACGCGAACGCGTAGGGCCGCGCCTCTTCCGAATTCTGCAAATACGTCGACGGAAAGACCGCGATCTCGTTGGCGAACGGCGCGAGCGTCGCGACCGAACGCGCGCCGTTGACTATCACCCCCGCGTCGGTCTCCTTCACGATCATCGCGGCCACGCCGGACGGCTGGCTCTGCAGCGGCTTCGATTTATCGACCGTGGGACTGAGCAGCGTGTGCGTGAGGCAGAGATCCTCCTCGCGCAGGAACTCGTAGTACGCGCGGATGTTGCGCCCGAATTGCGCGCCGCCGCGCGCAAAGTATTCGTGCGCCGAGCCGAAGCCGGTGATATGGATGTTCATGAAGTCCGGCGTCCGCCCCATCATGCCGCCGCACCAGTCCATCCACGTCTTCACCGCGACGCGCCGACGCACAAGGTCGCTCTCCGAGGCGGGTTCGACAAAAGTCAGGCCGATGCGATCGCCGGTCGCCGGCGAGCGGAAGGTAAGCTGCTCGCTTAGCTCCGCGCGGTGCTGCAGGTCGTAAAGTTCGGCGAGCGTATGCGCCGCTGGGCCGAGACGCGGATGCGATACCACGTCGCGGACCCGCTCGCCTTCGAGCCAGATTTGCCGATCGTCGCCGAGCGATTCCAGAAACTGCCGTCCGGTCCTTATCCCCATCGCACGCCCCCGGTTAGACTGCTGGGCCGCGAAACGGCCCGTATCGCTCAACGCTCGCGGCGTGCGCCCGGTACCTACGCCGCAAGGAAGCAGGCGACCGCGTAACCCATCAGGCCATAGGGATAGTAGTAGCTTAATTCCATCCGGCTCGATTCGGGCAGCGCCGCGCGCATCGCGAGCCATTGCACGACTTCGGTCGAATGGTCGCCGCCCAGGCGCGCAAAATCAGCCATCGTGTAGCGTGCGAGGCTATTGGGTTTGCGCTCCAGCAGCGTGAGGAACTCGCGGTCCCACTCCGGGAATACTTTGCCGAAGTCGGGGCCAGTCAACTGATGCGAGAGGCCGCCGGTTCCGATCACGGCTACGCGCAGATCCTCCGGATAGCTCCTGATCGCGGCTCCCAGAGCGGCGCCCAGTCCCCAGCATCGCGCCGGCGTTGGCAATGGATCGAACACCACGTTGATCGTTATCGGCACCACGGGT from Candidatus Binataceae bacterium includes these protein-coding regions:
- a CDS encoding 4-hydroxyphenylacetate 3-hydroxylase N-terminal domain-containing protein, coding for MGIRTGRQFLESLGDDRQIWLEGERVRDVVSHPRLGPAAHTLAELYDLQHRAELSEQLTFRSPATGDRIGLTFVEPASESDLVRRRVAVKTWMDWCGGMMGRTPDFMNIHITGFGSAHEYFARGGAQFGRNIRAYYEFLREEDLCLTHTLLSPTVDKSKPLQSQPSGVAAMIVKETDAGVIVNGARSVATLAPFANEIAVFPSTYLQNSEEARPYAFAFCIPVATAGLRFICRPSLAETAGPPGDHPFSSRMDEMDCVAIFDHVLVPWERMFVARDIALVNGLFVGTGCMNQIMHQFAIKNLAKAEFLLGVALNMCDAVNSRAENVQNLLAEMINTVELLRAAIRAAEADHVPGPGGTVLPAGQPLWTVRLLFPQLYPRLVEIVQMLGSSNLVMMPSLAEFGGDRADDVALYCQGVGISAEQRVRLFRLAWDVSCSSFAGRQTLYERFFSGDPWRLAIARYQGYPLKDSLKQRVWDFIARAGKASSIKARET